The DNA region TGCTGGGCGGAGAACGGAATGGTCGACAGCCCCAGCGCACACTGGATCACCAGCAGCGAAAGGATCAGGATATCGGCCCCGGTGGTGGTCGCCCGCACGCGTGGGCTGAACAGACGACGCTTAAGCAACAGCACACCGCCGACAAGACACATCAGGCCCGCCGCACCACCGCCAATCATCGCCATCTTCTGTTTCACGTCGATAGGCAGCCAGGCTTCATACATCCAGTGCGGCGTCAGCATACCGAGGAAGTGGCCGGCAAAGATCCCCAGAATCCCGAAATGGAACAGGTTCGATGCCATGTTCATCCCCTTGCGATCCAGCATCTGACTGGATGCGGCGCGCCAGGTGTACTGACCGTAGTCGTACCGCAACCAGCTACCAATCAGAAACACGGACCCGGCAATGTACGGGTAGATGTCAAAGAAGAACATATTCAGGAAGTGCATTATTGCTGTCCTCCGGTGGAGATATTCAGATATTGCGGCGCAACGGCTCCGGCGAAACGACGCTGATGAGCGGAAATTTCAGACTCGCCGCAACCCTTGTCGGCAAAGAATTTCACCTGCTCTTCTTCCCAGACCGCATCGAGCGCTTGCGGGGTATCATCGCGAACTTCCTCCGCTATTTTTTCCGCGACTTTGTCACTGTCGATCGCCGCATTTGCCAGCCTCAGCAGCAGGTCGAACAGCACCGCATAGCGGCTTTCACGCTGTTGCAGACGCGCGCTCAGCAGCGCCAGAATCGGGGCGATATCCTGCAATCCACCCAGCGCCTCGCGCTTGGGCAACTGCGCCAGGTATTCCAGATACAGCGGCAGATGGTCCGGCAGCTCGCGGCTGTCGAGCTGTAAACCGTGCTGCTCGTACTGCGCCATCAGGTCAACCATCGCCTGACCACGGTCGCGGGACTCACCGTGGACGTGTTCGAACAGCAACAGCGAGGTTGCCCGACCGCGGTCGAACAGTTCGCTGTAATTGGCCTGCACATCCAGCATCTCCTGTGCGGTTAAATCGCGCAGGAAAACGCTGAGCGTATGCGCATCCTCTTTGTTGAGATTTTCAGATGACGCGAGTGCATCGTACAGTTCCTGCTGATGCTGCCACAGGGCAGCATCCGGGTACTCGAGCAGACGCGAAACAATGACGAGTTCAATCATTGGTGCGGCTCCGTTTTGCGCGTCACATCGATGGCATCGATGCGGCGGCTGTTAAACAGATTGAATTTGGTGTCAGAACCATGGCAACCGTCGCCGAAGGTAAAGCCGCAACCGCTTTTCTCCGGGAACGCGTCACGCGCCAGTTCACGGTGGCTACTCGGCACGACGAAGCGATCTTCATAGTTGGCAATCGCCAGGTAACGGTACATTTCCTGTGCCTGCGCTTCGCTTAAACCCACCTCTTCCAGCGCGCGGGTGTCCACTTTCCCGTCGACTGTTTCCGCACGTTTGTAGTGACGCATCGCCAGCATCCGTTTCAGCGCCAGTAGTACCGGTTGGGTATCGCCTGCGGTCAGCAGGTTAGCGAGGTACTGAACCGGAATACGCAGGCTGTCCACGTCCGGCAGAATGCCGTTACTGCCCAGTTCGCCCGCATCCGCCGCCGATTGAATCGGGGACAGCGGCGGCACATACCACACCATCGGCAGCGTGCGATATTCCGGATGCAGCGGCAGCGCCAGCTTCCAGTCCATCGCCATTTTATAAACAGGCGACTGCTGTGCAGCGTCAATGACGCTCTGCGGAATACCGTCTTTCAGCGCCTGTTCAATGACTGCCGGGTCGTTCGGATCGAGGAACACGTCCAGTTGGCGCTGGTAGAGATCTTTCTCATGCTCGGTGCTTGCTGCACTTTCAATCGCATCCGCGTCATACAGCAGCACGCCAAGATAGCGGATACGGCCGACGCAGGTTTCGGAGCACACGGTCGGCTGACCGGCTTCGATACGCGGGTAGCAGAAGATGCATTTCTCAGACTTACCGCTCTTCCAGTTGAAGTAGATCTTTTTGTACGGACAGCCGGTGATGCACATCCGCCAGCCACGGCATTTGTCCTGGTCGATCAGCACAATACCGTCTTCTTCACGCTTGTAGATGGCACCGCTCGGGCAGGTCGCCACGCACGCCGGGTTGAGACAGTGCTCGCACAGGCGCGGCAGGTACATCATGAAGGTGTTTTCAAACTGGCCGTACATCGCCTTCTGCATGTTTTCGAAGTTTCTGTCTTTCGACAGCTTCTCAAACTCACCGCCCAGATCGTCTTCCCAGTTCGGTCCTTTTTCGATTTTCGCCATCCGCTGGCCGGTAATCAGCGAGCGCGGGCGAGCAATCGGCTGCACTTTCGTGCCTTCCGGCGCGTTATGCAGGTTCTGGTAATCGTAATCAAACGGCTCGTAATAGTCGTCAATCCCCGGCAGATGCGGGTTGGCGAAGATTTTACCGAGCAGCATCGCACGGTTACCCATACGCGGCTGCAACTTGCCGTTGATTTTACGGATCCAGCCGCCTTTGTATTTCTCCTGGTTTTCCCAGTCGGTCGGGAAGCCCTGACCCGGCTTGGTTTCCACGTTGTTGAACCACGCGTATTCCACGCCTTCGCGGCTGGTCCAGACGTTTTTACAGGTCACGGAACAGGTGTGGCAACCGATGCACTTATCCAGATTCAGCACCATGCCGACTTGTGAACGAATTTTCATTTTACGCTCTCCTGTACCTGGTCATTGCCTTCGCCGTCCAGCCAGTCAATATTCTTCATCTTACGTACCACAACAAATTCATCACGGTTCGAACCGACGGTGCCGTAGTAGTTAAAGCCGTAGGCCAGTTGCGCATAGCCGCCGATCATGTGGGTCGGCTTCGGCGTAATACGGGTCACCGAGTTGTGGATCCCGCCGCGCTGCTCGGTGATTTCTGAGCCAGGAATGTTCACGATACGTTCCTGCGCGTGGTACATCATGGTCATCCCCGCTGGTACACGCTGGCTCACCACCGCACGCGCGGTTAACGAACCGTTGCTGTTGAACACTTCGATCCAGTCGTTATCCACAATACCCAGATCTTTGGCATCCACTTCACTCATCCACACAATCGGCCCCCCGCGACCCAGCGTCAGCATCAGCAGGTTGTCGCTGTAGGTGGAGTGGATCCCCCACTTCTGGTGCGGGGTCAGGAAGTTGAGCGCTTTTTCCGGGTTACCGTTGGATTTCTCGCCCATCACCGATTTCACCGAACGGGTGTCGATAGGCGGACGGTAAACCAGCAGGCTTTCGCCGAAATCGCGCATCCACTGGTGATCCTGATACAGCGACTGACGACCGGTCAGCGTGCGCCACGGGATCAGCTCGTGAACGTTGGTATAGCCCGCGTTATACGAGACGTGTTCGTCTTCCAGACCAGACCAGGTCGGGCTGGAGATGATCTTACGCGGCTGCGCCTGGATATCGCGGAAGCGGATTTTTTCCTCTTCTTTGTTCGTCGCCAGATGGGTATGGTCGCGACCGGTAAACTCGCTGAGCGCCGCCCAGGCTTTCACCGCCACATGACCGTTCGTTTCCGGCGCCAGCGTCAGGATCATCTCTGCCGCGTCGATGGCGGTGTTGAGCATCGGCTGACCTTTCGCCGGGCCGTCCGCTTTGGTGTAGTTGAGCTTACGCAGCAGATCCATTTCGCTCTGGGTGTTCCAGGCAATCCCTTTACCGCCGTTGCCGATTTTCTCCATCAACGGGCCGATGGAGGTAAAGCGCTCATACGTTGCCGGATAATCACGTTCTACGGTCATGATGTGCGGCGCGGTAACGCCCGGAATCAGGTCGCATTCGCCTTTTTTCCAGTCCTTCACGTCCAGCGGCTGCGCCAGTTCGGCAGCAGAGTCGTGCTGAATCGGCAGCGTGACGACATCCGTCTCTTTCCCGAGGTGTCCCACGCACACTTCTGAGAATTTCTTCGCGATGGCTTTGTAAATTTCCCAGTCGCTTTTTGATTCCCAGGCCGGGTCAACGGCGGCGGACAGCGGATGAATAAACGGATGCATATCCGAGGTATTCATGTCGTCTTTTTCATACCAGGTCGCGGTCGGCAGCACGATATCGGAGTACAAACAGGTGCTCGACAGACGGAAGTCCAGCGTCACCACCAGATCCAGTTTGCCGTCGAGACCGTTGTCCTGCCATTCCACTTCTTCCGGCTTCACGCCGCCCTGCTTGCCCAGGTCTTTGCCCTGAATCCCGTGCTCGGTCCCCAGCAGGTATTTCAGCATGTACTCGTGGCCCTTACCGGAAGAACCCAGCAGGTTTGAACGCCAGATGAACAGGTTACGCGGATGGTTTTTCCCGTTTTCCGGCTGTTCGGCCGCGAAACGAATCGAACCGTCTTTCAGGGATTTCACGGTGTAATCCACCGGCGTCATCCCGGCTTTCTTCGCCTCTTGTGCGATGGTCAGCGGGTTGGTGCCAAGCTGCGGCGCCGACGGCAGCCAGCCCATGCGCTCGGCGCGCACGTTGAAGTCAATCAGATGGCCGCTATAGCGCGATTTGTCCGCCAGCGGCGACAACAGTTCCTGCGCGGTAACCGTCTCGTAGCGCCACTGGCTGGAGTGGTTGTAGAAGTACGACGTGCTGTTCATGTGGCGTGCCGGACGCTGCCAGTCAAGGGCAAACGCCAGCGGCTGCCAGCCGGTCTGCGGACGCAGTTTTTCCTGGCCGACATAATGCGCCCAACCGCCGCCGCTCTGGCCGATACAGCCACAGAACACCAGCATGTTGATAAGCCCACGATAGTTCATATCGAGGTGATACCAGTGGTTCAGACCGGCACCGACGATGATCATCGAACGACCGTGGGTCTTATCCGCGTTGTCGGCAAACTCACGCGCAATGCGGGTGATCTGCGCACGCGGCACGCCGGTAATCTGCTCTGCCCACGCCGGGGTATACGCTTTAATGTCGTCATAGCTGGTTGCGCAGTTAGCATCGTTCAGACCGCGTTCCAGACCGTAGTTGGCCATCGTCAGATCATAAACGGTGGTCACCAGCGCCGTGGTGCCGTCTGCCAGCTGCAGGCGTTTCGCCGGCAGTTTGTGCAACAGCACGTTTTCCAGTTCGACTTTATTGAAGTGCTCAGTGCCTTCACCACCAAAGTATGGGAAGCCCACCTCGGCGATCTCGTCCTGGCTGCCCAGCAGACTCAGTTGCAGTTCCGTTTCGGCGCTGGTCGTACCGTCGCGCTGCTCAAGGTTCCATTTGCCTTTCTCGCCCCAGCGGAAACCAATCGAGCCGTTCGGCGCGACCATATCGCCATTGTTAGTAATGGCAACGGTTTTCCATTCCGGGTTGTTTTCCTGGCCCAGCGCGTCAACGAGGTCAGCGGCGCGCAGCATACGACCCGCAGCATAATAACCGTCACGCTCTTCCAGCATCACCAGCATTGGCATGTCGGTGTAGCGGCGCACGTAGTCGGTAAAGTACTGGCTCGGGTTATCGAGATGGAATTCACGCAGCATGACGTGACCCATTGCCAGCGCCATCGCCGCATCGGTCCCCTGTTTCGGCGCCAGCCAGAGGTCGCACAGTTTGGCGATTTCAGCGTAGTCCGGCGTTACAGCAACGGTTTTGGTGCCTTTATAACGGACTTCGGTAAAGAAGTGGGCATCCGGCGTACGGGTCTGCGGAACGTTAGATCCCCAGGCAATGATGTAGCTGGAGTTATACCAGTCAGCAGATTCCGGCACATCGGTCTGCTCGCCCCAGGTCTGCGGAGAAGCCGGTGGCAGGTCGCAGTACCAGTCGTAGAAGCTCAGGCAGGTACCGCCAATCAGGGAGAGGTAACGCGCGCCGGACGCATAGGAAACCATCGACATCGCCGGGATCGGCGAGAAGCCAGCCACGCGGTCCGGACCGTACGTTTTCACGGTATAGACGTTAGAGGCGGCAATCAGTTCATTAACTTCCTGCCAGGAGGAGCGGACGAAACCACCACGACCACGCGCTTGTTTGAAGCTTTTTGCTTTATCGGCGTCTTCGATGATGGAGGCCCAGGCGTCAACCGGATCGCTGTGCAGTTTCTTCGCTTCACGCCACATCTTCATCAGACGTTTGCGCATCAGTGGATATTTCAGACGGTTAGCACTGTAGAGATACCAGGAGTAGCTGGCACCGCGCGGACAGCCACGAGGCTCGTGGTTTGGCATGTCCGGACGGGTACGTGGGTAGTCCGTTTGCTGGGTTTCCCAGGTCACCAGACCATTTTTAACGTAGATTTTCCAGCTACATGAGCCGGTGCAGTTAACCCCATGGGTTGAGCGCACAATTTTGTCGTGCTGCCAACGCTGGCGATATCCATCCTCCCAGTCCCGGTTGGTATCGAGAAGCTGGCCGTGCCCATCGGCAAAGGTTTCACCCTTCTGCTTGAAGTAGCGAAACCGGTCCAGGAATTTACTCATCGGTTCTCTCCTGTGGAGCCTGACGGCTCTCTGATAAATCGACATTCAGAAAAATCGACATTGCTTGATTGAGAGCGAAGGTAACGCTCTGAAAGGGCGTGAGAATTGATAACGATCAAGGCAGAAAGGGATGAAAACGCGGGGTAAATTTTGACATACCCCTTTCGGATGATTTGATTTATTTGATTATTGCATTGATTTTATTAATTATTTTACCTATCGTGTTTTCAACTCGTGTTTAATTCTTTACAAGTGGGTATTAAGGGGTATGCCCCCTGGAGACACTTTTCGGATGAGGGAGTGGCAGAACGGTGCGAGTAATAAAATCAAAAGTATGTTGTAACTAAATAAGAGACAAAAAAAGCGCGGTCTAACGCCGCGCAAGGGGATAACACATGACTGCTCTTTTTATTTTTTCGAATGTCGCCCGTATACCAACCAGGTGATCACCACACAGGCGATATAGAAGATCAGGAAGATTTTCATCGCGCCAACCGGCGAGCCGGTTAAGGCAAGCGACGTACCAAAGGCTTTCGGGATAAAGAAGCCGCCAATGGCGCCAATCGCTGAGATAAAGCCTAACGCCGCCGCCGTATCGGTCGCCGCTTCGCGCATCGCTTTCTCTTCAGAGCCACCTTCCGCCTTCACGCGATCCATCGTCAGCTTACGGAAGATAACGGAGATCATCTGGAAGGTGGAGCCACTGCCCAGCCCTGCCGTCATAAATAGCGCAAGGAAGACCACGAAGAAGGCGATGAAACTGCCGCCGGTGCCGTTAGTCGGTAACGTCAGGAACAGCAGGCCGCTGAAAATGGCCATCAGCACGAAGTTCACCAGCGTGACGCGCGTTCCGCCTAAACGGTCAGAGATTGCCCCACCCGCCGAGCGCGCCAGTGCGCCGACAAAGGGACCAAAAAACGCATAGTGCAGGATCTGAATCTCCGGGAACTGCGTTTTTGACAGCATCGCAAAGCCCGCGGAAAACCCGATGAACGAGCCGAAGGTCGCCAGATAAAGCAGGCTCATGATCCACAGGTGACCCCGTTTGAGGACCGGCAGTTGCTCTTTCAGTGACGCTTTTGAGGTCGCCAGTTCGTTCATGCCGAACCAGGCCGCAAGGGTAAAGAGGACGAGGAACGGTACCCAGACCCACGCGGCATTCGCCAGATACAGTTGTGAACCGTCCGGTTGTTCAACGCCGTGGCTGCCAAAGATGGCAAAGACAGACAGGGAGACCACCAGCGGCGCAACCAGTTGCATGACGCTCACGCCCATATTCCCCAGACCGCCATTCAGCCCCAGCGCGCCGCCCTGCTTCTGCTTCGGAAAGAAGAAGCTGATGTTCGCCATACTGGAGGCAAAGTTAGCGCCGGCAAAACCGCAGAGCAGAGAGATCAGAATAAATGTGCTGAACGGTGTGGAGGTATCCTGCACCGCAAACCCTAACCAGACGCACGGAATAATCAGGATCCCGGTGCTGAACGCGGTCCAGCGACGTCCGCCGAAAACCGGTACCATAAAAGAGTAAGGCACGCGTAACAATGCGCCGGAGACCGACGGTAATGCCGTCAGCATAAACAACTGGTCGGTGGTAAAGTTGAAACCGACTTTCGGTAGATTCACCGCAACAGCGCTGAACAACATCCAGACGCAAAACGCCAGTAGCAGACAAGGGACGGAAATCCACAGGTTGCGACTGGCGATACGTTGACCTCGCTGTGCCCAGAACGCCGGATCTTCCGGCCGCCATTCTGTGATTACAGCTCCAGATGCCCTTTCCGGGGCGGATGAGTGACTCATAGACACCTCTGATACTCGATTCGATGCCTGCAACATTAGGGTTTACAGCGCGAGGTAAGTTGATATAAATCAAAGGAAAAGTTGTCGATATCACAGCAAAAAAATCATGATCACCCTAAGTGAGTAGGATAATTCGACAAGAAATACGTGGTTTTTCACAGTGCTGCCCGTTGCAGGTCCCCCCTTCCCTAAATCCTCTCCGATTGCGGCAATTAAGAGGTAACTCGTTTTAGGTATGGGTATACTCCAGGGGATGGTCGAGAATAACGCCACTGCCCAATTCTGCCCGGTAGTCTCGTCATTCATTAAGGTTTCCCCATTCGCTGTCCGGAGGCCTGAAGGAAGAAGGTTTTATGTTAAAACGTTGTCTCTCTCCGCTCACGCTGGTTAACCAGGTGGCGCTCATTGTGATGCTCTCTACGGCCATCGGCGTGGCGGGTATGGCTGTCTCTGGCTGGCTGGTTCAGGGCGTACAGGGCAGCGCGCATGCCATCAATAAAGCGGGCTCTCTGCGGATGCAAAGCTATCGCCTGCTCGCTGCGGTGCCGCTGGGCGTTGACGACCAGAAACTGCTTACTGAGATGGAGCAAACGGCGTTCAGCCCGGAACTGACTCGCGCGGCAGAACGCGACGGTCAGCAGGCGCAACTGCGCGCACTCCAGGATTACTGGCATCGAGAACTGTCTCCTGGCCTGCAACAGGCCAGCAGCAGAGAGGCCGTCGCCGCCGACGTCAGCCAGTTCGTCACCGGCCTTGACAGGCTCGTCTCCGCGTTTGATCACATTACCGAAATGCGTATCGAACGCGTGGTCATGGTGCACCGGATGATGGCGATTTTCATGGCGCTGCTGCTGGTCTTTACCATTATCTGGTTGCGGGCGCGTCTGCTCCAGCCGTGGAAGCAACTGCTGTCGATGGCCCGTGCCGTCAGCCAGCGCGACTTTACTCAGCGCGCGCAGATCGGCGGGCGCAATGAGATGGCGATGCTCGGCGACGCACTTAATAACATGTCCGATGAACTGGCAGAAAGCTATTCGGTGCTTGAACAGCGCGTCAGAGAAAAAACCGCCGGGCTGGAGCAGAAAAATCAGATCCTTTCATTCCTCTGGCAGGCGAACCGCCGTCTGCATTCACCGGTGCCGCTTTGCGAACGCCTCTCTCCGGTGCTGAACGGTCTGCAAAACCTGACCCAAATGCATGACATCGAACTGCGGGTGTATGACCAGGAGGACGAGGATAACCATCAGGAATTTACCTGCCAGTCCGATATCAGCTGTGATGATAAGGGATGCCATCTCTGCCCGCGCGACGCGCTGCCGCCGATTGAAGGGGGAATGACGCTGAAATGGCGCTTGACGGACACCCATACCCAGTACGGCATTTTGCTGGCGACCCTGCCGCAGGGGCGTCACATGAGTCACGATCAGCAACAACTGGTGGATACCGTCGTGGAACAGCTCACCGCAACGCTGGCGCTGGATCGCAATCAGGAACGCCAGCAGCAGTTGATTGTCATGGAAGAGCGTGCAACCATTGCGCGCGAACTGCATGATTCTATTGCACAATCACTGTCCTGTATGAAGATGCAGGTCAGTTGCCTGCAAATGCAGGGAGAAACGTTGCCGAACAGCAGCCGCGACCTGCTGAGCCAGATCCGCAACGAGCTGAACGCGTCATGGGCGCAACTGCGCGAACTGTTGACGACGTTCCGCTTACAGCTGACCGAACCCGGTCTGCGCCCGGCGCTGGAAGCCAGCTGTCACGAATACAGCGCCCGTTTTGGTTTTACGGTGAAACTGGATTACCAGTTACCCCCTCGTCTGGTGCCTTCGCATCAGGCGATTCACCTGCTGCAAATTGCCCGCGAAGCCTTAAGCAATGCGCTTAAACACTCTCACGCTGATGAAGTGGTGGTCACCGTGGCGCTGAAAGGTAAGCAGGTTAAATTGACTGTACAAGACAACGGCTGCGGCGTTCCTGAGAACGCCGAGCGCAGTAACCACTATGGCATGATCATTATGCGCGACCGGGCACAGAGCCTGCGCGGAGATTGCCAGGTACGCCGTCGCGAGACGGGCGGTACTGAAGTCGCTGTCACCTTTATTCCCGAAAAATACTTCACAGAAGTTCAAGGAGATACCCATGAATAATCAGGAACCGGCAACTATCCTGCTCATCGACGATCATCCGATGCTGCGGACCGGCGTCAAACAGCTTGTCAGCATGGCGCCCGATATTACCGTGGTTGGCGAAGCCAGTAACGGCGAACAGGGTATCGAACTGGCCGAATCGCTTGACCCGGACCTGATCCTGCTCGACCTGAATATGCCGGGAATGAACGGGCTGGAAACCCTCGATAAACTGCGTGAAAAGGCGCTGTCCGGGCGAATCGTGGTGTTCAGCGTGTCGAATCATGAAGAAGACGTCGTGACGGCGCTCAAGCGCGGCGCTGACGGCTATCTGCTGAAAGACATGGAACCGGAAGACTTGCTTAAGTCATTACAGCAGGCCGCCGCCGGAGAGATGGTATTAAGCGAAGCGTTAACGCCGGTGCTGGCAGCCAGCCTGCGCGCCAACCGTGCCACCTCCGATCGCGACGTCACGCAACTGACCCCGCGTGAGCGCGATATTCTGAAGCTTATCGCCCAGGGCCTGCCGAACAAAATGATTGCCCGCCGTCTGGATATCACCGAGAGCACGGTGAAAGTCCACGTGAAGCATATGCTGAAGAAAATGAAGCTCAAATCACGCGTCGAAGCGGCAGTGTGGGTGCATCAGGAACGCATCTTCTGATTACTCCTCCGGGAGCAACCTCCAGCGCGGATCGTCCTCTGGCATTGCCATAAACGGTTCAGTCAGCGAGAGCGTGATCTCATTGGAAGAGACACGCTGCCCCTTCTCATCTTCCACCACCACCGACAGTCGCCAGCGGTTACTCGCCCCTTCACTGCTGTCCCAGGCCGGCATAATGACCGTCCAGCCCTCAGCACTTTCCGCATTTGCGCCCGCCGTCAGACTCAGCGCCTGCATGTCACCCAACCAGGTGATATGGCGAATGCCATGCAGACTGCGTACCTGTAATTTTAACGGTACCGTTTCGCCTGAATGCAGATCCCACGGTGGGGTCGCCAGAAATACGCTCAGGGTTTTACGCTGGCGATATTCCATCGTCGGCAGGTTGTTACGCTGCGGGTTATCATAGCGGCTTCCGCGCAGCGACTGACTCTCCGCCACTTCGCTTGCCGCCAACTGCTTTTTCAGCGGCACGCCGAAGCGGTAATTCAGGTTCAGTCCGAGGTTGTTCTGGCTGAGGCCGCTCTCCCCCTGTTTGTGTTGGGCTGTTACGGTCACCAGCGGAACCGGGGTGTAGTTCAGCCCCAGTTTCACCGCTACCGGATTGTGATAGCCCGTCCCGGAATCAAACAGATCAACGCTGTCGCCAAAATATTGCTCCACGCTGACGCGGGTGTTGAGAAATTCGTAAAACGGCATGCGCATTTCAGCCGTGACGTCGTAACCGCGCGCCATTCGTTGTTCCAGCGTCGGCGTATGGGCGCGCCATGAGGCAAACGGCTGGTAATAATTGGCCGACAGTCGCAGGTATTCCCCCCACGCTTCAGCGCCCAGTCCGCCGCGCTGGAGGTTTTCATCCAGCAGATTATCGTAGAAGGTGTTATAGCCGAGCAGCCAGCCGTCGCGCGCCCAGCGCTGGCCGATACCCACATTACTCACCAGTCCATCATCCTGCTGGGTAAGCCCCAGTTGACTCCAGGTGAGGTAGCGCGAGTTATCCTGCCAGGGAACGAACCAGCTTCCGCGACTGCCGTTAAAATGGCCTTCGCTATCGACCTGTACGTTGACGCTGGCCCTGCCCCACGGCGACAGCCAGGATTCCAGGTGTTGATTCACCTGCTCACTCACCGCGTCACGCACCTGACCAAAAGCAAATTGTTTTGCCTGCTCGCCGGTATCAAGACCGTTATCGGTCATGCTCGCCTCGCCAAAGGCTTTTGCCATTTCTGCGAAGTGTTTTTCGCCTTCATGCGAGTCGGGCGCCATCCCCAGATCGGGCAACCCGTCCTGATTATTATCAAAGGGATTTTCTGCCTGTTGCATAAAGGAGGATTGTGCACTGGCTGTACCGCCTGCCAGCAGCAAGAGTAACCAGAGAGGGGCGGGATGTAATACAAAACGGCTCAAATCGGCGATGGCTTCTTACACAGTTCAGTTAACTTAACACCCTAAAAGCTTACCTGACTCAGGGTTGTTTTGCAGGATTTCTCACACTTTCAGGAATATCCTTACGCTTGTCCGGCACTTCTTGTCGTCAGACTTTCATTGGTAACACTCCGCTTGCGCGGTAA from Citrobacter amalonaticus Y19 includes:
- the narL gene encoding two-component system response regulator NarL, with amino-acid sequence MNNQEPATILLIDDHPMLRTGVKQLVSMAPDITVVGEASNGEQGIELAESLDPDLILLDLNMPGMNGLETLDKLREKALSGRIVVFSVSNHEEDVVTALKRGADGYLLKDMEPEDLLKSLQQAAAGEMVLSEALTPVLAASLRANRATSDRDVTQLTPRERDILKLIAQGLPNKMIARRLDITESTVKVHVKHMLKKMKLKSRVEAAVWVHQERIF
- the narX gene encoding nitrate/nitrite two-component system sensor histidine kinase NarX; amino-acid sequence: MLKRCLSPLTLVNQVALIVMLSTAIGVAGMAVSGWLVQGVQGSAHAINKAGSLRMQSYRLLAAVPLGVDDQKLLTEMEQTAFSPELTRAAERDGQQAQLRALQDYWHRELSPGLQQASSREAVAADVSQFVTGLDRLVSAFDHITEMRIERVVMVHRMMAIFMALLLVFTIIWLRARLLQPWKQLLSMARAVSQRDFTQRAQIGGRNEMAMLGDALNNMSDELAESYSVLEQRVREKTAGLEQKNQILSFLWQANRRLHSPVPLCERLSPVLNGLQNLTQMHDIELRVYDQEDEDNHQEFTCQSDISCDDKGCHLCPRDALPPIEGGMTLKWRLTDTHTQYGILLATLPQGRHMSHDQQQLVDTVVEQLTATLALDRNQERQQQLIVMEERATIARELHDSIAQSLSCMKMQVSCLQMQGETLPNSSRDLLSQIRNELNASWAQLRELLTTFRLQLTEPGLRPALEASCHEYSARFGFTVKLDYQLPPRLVPSHQAIHLLQIAREALSNALKHSHADEVVVTVALKGKQVKLTVQDNGCGVPENAERSNHYGMIIMRDRAQSLRGDCQVRRRETGGTEVAVTFIPEKYFTEVQGDTHE
- a CDS encoding YchO/YchP family invasin, whose product is MSRFVLHPAPLWLLLLLAGGTASAQSSFMQQAENPFDNNQDGLPDLGMAPDSHEGEKHFAEMAKAFGEASMTDNGLDTGEQAKQFAFGQVRDAVSEQVNQHLESWLSPWGRASVNVQVDSEGHFNGSRGSWFVPWQDNSRYLTWSQLGLTQQDDGLVSNVGIGQRWARDGWLLGYNTFYDNLLDENLQRGGLGAEAWGEYLRLSANYYQPFASWRAHTPTLEQRMARGYDVTAEMRMPFYEFLNTRVSVEQYFGDSVDLFDSGTGYHNPVAVKLGLNYTPVPLVTVTAQHKQGESGLSQNNLGLNLNYRFGVPLKKQLAASEVAESQSLRGSRYDNPQRNNLPTMEYRQRKTLSVFLATPPWDLHSGETVPLKLQVRSLHGIRHITWLGDMQALSLTAGANAESAEGWTVIMPAWDSSEGASNRWRLSVVVEDEKGQRVSSNEITLSLTEPFMAMPEDDPRWRLLPEE